The proteins below are encoded in one region of Triticum aestivum cultivar Chinese Spring chromosome 1B, IWGSC CS RefSeq v2.1, whole genome shotgun sequence:
- the LOC123133432 gene encoding guanosine nucleotide diphosphate dissociation inhibitor 1, giving the protein MDEEYDVIVLGTGLKECILSGLLSVDGLKVLHMDRNDYYGGDSTSLNLNQLWKKFRGEEKPPAHLGASRDYNVDMVPKFMMANGTLVRTLIHTDVTKYLSFKAVDGSYVFSKGKIHKVPATDMEALKSPLMGLFEKRRARNFFIYVQDYNDADPRTHQGLDLTRMTTRELIAKHGLSDDTIDFIGHALALHRDDRYLSEPAIDTVKRMKLYSESLARFQGGSPYIYPLYGLGELPQAFARLSAVYGGTYMLNKPECKVEFDMEGKVCGVTSEGETAKCKKVVCDPSYLANKVRKIGKVARAIAIMSHPIPNANDSHSIQIILPQKQLGRKSDMYVFCCSYTHNVAPKGKFIAFVSAEAETDNPQSELKPGIDLLGPVDELFFDMYDRYEPVNEPSLDNCFVSSSYDATTHFETTVTDVLNMYTLITGKTVDLSVDLSAASAAEEY; this is encoded by the exons ATGGACGAGGAGTACGACGTGATCGTGCTGGGCACGGGCCTTAAGGAGTGCATCCTCAGCGGCCTCCTCTCCGTCGACGGCCTCAAG GTTTTGCACATGGATAGAAATGACTACTATGGAGGAGATTCCACCTCCCTCAACTTGAACCAG CTCTGGAAGAAGTTCAGGGGGGAAGAAAAACCACCGGCGCATTTAGGTGCGAGCAGAGACTACAATGTAGACATGGTTCCAAAG TTTATGATGGCGAATGGGACTTTGGTTCGTACTCTCATTCACACTGATGTGACGAAATATCTGTCTTTCAAAGCTGTTGATGGAAGCTATGTCTTCAGCAAAGGGAAG ATTCACAAGGTTCCTGCCACTGACATGGAGGCTCTAAAATCCCCTTTAATGGGCTTATTTGAGAAACGTAGAGCAAGGAACTTCTTCATTTATGTCCAAGATTACAATGATGCTGATCCAAGAACACATCAAGGATTGGACCTTACAAGGATGACAACTAGAGAATTGATTGC GAAACACGGATTGAGTGACGATACTATAGATTTCATTGGCCATGCGCTTGCTCTTCACAGGGATGATCGCTACCTAAGCGAGCCAGCAATTGACACTGTTAAAAGAATGAAA CTCTATTCTGAGTCTCTTGCACGGTTCCAAGGAGGCTCACCTTATATTTACCCATTGTATGGGTTGGGTGAGCTGCCACAG GCTTTTGCACGTCTAAGTGCTGTTTATGGTGGCACTTATATGTTAAATAAGCCAGAGTGCAAG GTTGAATTTGATATGGAGGGGAAAGTGTGTGGTGTTACATCAGAAGGTGAAACTGCTAAGTGCAAGAAGGTTGTCTGTGATCCTTCTTACTTGGCCAACAAG GTAAGGAAGATTGGAAAAGTTGCACGAGCAATTGCTATTATGAGCCACCCAATTCCAAATGCAAATGATTCCCACTCGATTCAGATTATTTTACCACAAAAGCAACTTGGGCGCAAGTCAGACAT GTATGTCTTCTGTTGCTCGTACACTCACAATGTCGCGCCAAAAGGGAAGTTCATTGCATTTGTGTCTGCCGAAGCGGAGACTGATAATCCACAGTCCGAACTAAAGCCTGGAATTGATCTACTTGGTCCAGTAGATGAATTGTTTTTCGATATGTATGACAGATATGAACCAGTCAATGAACCTTCTCTTGATAATTGCTTTGTCTCATCG AGTTATGATGCCACTACTCACTTTGAGACGACTGTGACAGATGTTCTTAATATGTACACACTGATTACTGGAAAG ACTGTTGATCTTAGCGTTGATCTCAGTGCTGCCAGCGCTGCAGAAGAGTACTAG